GACTGCATGATGAGTGTGCCGCAATGAAAAACTCAGTTCCAGAAATTTTTGACCGACAGCTCTATCTCAACAGACGCGAAAGGCTTCTGCAAAACCCAAAAAGGGAAGATTTTCTTTGGCGCCATATGGCTGAGTCCATCGATACCTCTTTGCAGGATGTGGCCTATAATTTTGATAAGTGCCTGCTGACACTCCCTGATCCCGCCATTGCCGAACACATGCCGACACTTATGAAGAAAACCCAAAACCGTGTCATTGGCGGGCCGACCCAAAACTCTTTCGATATATTTCTTGATGAAGAAAACATGGCGATTGAACCGGAATCTTTTGACCTGATTATTTCCATTGGCGGCCTTCATGTCGTGAATGACCTCCCTGGCAGTCTGGCTAATTATCGGCGCGCCCTAAAGCCAAATGGGCTTTTTTTGACTGTAATGGTGGGCGGTGAAAGCCTCAAGGAATTACGCCAATCTTTTTCGCAAGCCGAAGCAGAATGTGAAAATGGTATCAAGCCGCATATCCACCCCTTCGCTGAACTCTCCGACCTTGCAGGATTACTCCAGCGTGCGGGTTTCGCGCTCCCTGTTGCGGATACAGAAAGACTTAAAATCAGATATCAAAATCCGTTGAAACTGCTTCATGACCTCCGGCTTATGGGCGAAACCAACACACTAAAGGCTCGACATAAAAAATTCATGCGACGCGAAACTTTTTTTCGTGCCATGGAAATTTATCACGATTTATTTG
This genomic interval from Candidatus Micropelagos thuwalensis contains the following:
- a CDS encoding methyltransferase domain-containing protein translates to MKNSVPEIFDRQLYLNRRERLLQNPKREDFLWRHMAESIDTSLQDVAYNFDKCLLTLPDPAIAEHMPTLMKKTQNRVIGGPTQNSFDIFLDEENMAIEPESFDLIISIGGLHVVNDLPGSLANYRRALKPNGLFLTVMVGGESLKELRQSFSQAEAECENGIKPHIHPFAELSDLAGLLQRAGFALPVADTERLKIRYQNPLKLLHDLRLMGETNTLKARHKKFMRRETFFRAMEIYHDLFAEADGKVTARFDLHSLSGWAPHESQQKPLKPGSAKARLADALNTDEKKL